The following coding sequences are from one Hydra vulgaris chromosome 04, alternate assembly HydraT2T_AEP window:
- the LOC136079530 gene encoding uncharacterized protein LOC136079530 produces MEVIKCNILRTLPNIDGCVLNQVVKNLWEMGVENETDLYLVKDDDLVLLKPIQQRKLLESWAKESSEQSPNSVDFIVATQSSIQMVPTVEVKNNSTNSIMKIKHVSAADWYLTFVLPWAKMSKEVQDILAAGERPLTALRCAIIRIFMNDVLAVCPKPLKKHLDVIASSMVAKYPKLFKDEYGTTVIGSGHDSLTL; encoded by the exons atggaggttattaaatgtaatattttaagaacACTGCCAAATATTGACGGATGTGTTTTAAACCAGGTTGTGAAAAATTTATGGGAAATGGGTGTTGAAAATGAAACAGATCTCTACCTGGTTAAAGATGATGATTTGGTTTTGCTAAAACCCATCCAACAACGCAAACTCCTTGAATCTTGGGCAAAGGAAAGCTctg aACAATCCCCAAACTCTGTAGATTTTATTGTGGCCACACAATCCAGCATACAAATGGTGCCCACAGTTGAAGTGAAAAATAACTCAACTAATTCga TAATGAAGATTAAACATGTAAGTGCTGCTGATTGGTATTTGACATTTGTTTTACCTTGGGCCAAAATGTCTAAAGAGGTACAAGATATATTAGCAGCTGGAGAAAGACCTTTAACAGCACTTCGGTGTGCaattataagaatttttatgaATGATGTCCTTGCTGTTTGCCCAAagccattaaaaaaacatttagatgtAATTGCATCTTCTATGGTTGCCAAATAtcctaaattgtttaaagatgAGTATGGTACTACAGTGATTGGTAGTGGTCATGACAGTTTAACATTATAA